In a genomic window of Nothobranchius furzeri strain GRZ-AD chromosome 14, NfurGRZ-RIMD1, whole genome shotgun sequence:
- the cfap210 gene encoding cilia- and flagella- associated protein 210: protein MASVSIEENGTCFRKSAPGQVAKNEVFHSLDLRKVTFMEGAQWIRIQEELSGVDKNQQQPREAAKRRAALLLQSRAMVKGFDTIADQRRKILEAKKLQEQAEEEKRKLIDIEEAKYRKQQAQEALERARTQLFNQTDRVKTFHSAQLHTNVMKEREAQIELKQKMTSACLNEELKIYEMMKNKNDKALKEMQEKTLQKKLERKAAGEDLKLQMKENELARKQKMLETIKDAEELKSVQEQYQQEQRMKLEQRENQKRNFKQAQLESVNTHAFIRAQQRANAEAEEKERQLYLAQQEQITKLRREREKEKIREAQLHSERVLEKLTVRQQDQTAREEEKMAKVVAERDAKQAQQEEEKERKKSEMLKSIVAHRELMKKEKLHRHEITKQQSRDAALAMTEAERMFAEQQQLKAEKIREEKRKLSEFNIQMMAEKSAKIQQLKEDEQELRAKNAQVLMEEEAAFQQYAQQVISKAAEERKNLYPLYKAARKGIKPVFHGIRPTYLACDSSGAEMPNIQSPATKTIRKRHEPADIREAKIRLGLF, encoded by the exons CACCAGGACAGGTGGCCAAAAATGAAGTATTTCATTCTCTGGATCTCAGAAAAGTCACCTTTATGGAGGGGGCTCAATGGATCCGGATCCAGGAAGAGCTGAGTGGCGTTGACAAAAACCAGCAGCAACCGAGAGAGGCAGCTAAACGCAGAGCAGCCCTGCTCCTGCAGTCACGGGCGATGGTCAAAGGCTTTGATACCATTGCA GATCAAAGGCGAAAGATTTTAGAGGCAAAGAAGCTTCAGGAGCAGGCTGAGGAGGAAAAAAGGAAACTGATTGACATCGAAGAAGCCAAATACAGAAAGCAGCAGGCGCAAGAGGCTCTTGAAAGGGCTAGGACTCAGCTGTTTAATCAAACCGACCGGGTCAAAACATTTCAC AGCGCCCAACTCCATACCAATGTGATGAAGGAAAGGGAGGCGCAGATTGAACTGAAGCAAAAGATGACGAGCGCCTGTCTAAACGAGGAGCTAAAGATTTATGAGATGATGAAGAATAAAAACGACAAAGCCCTAAAAGAAATGCAGGAAAAGACTCTGCAAAAGAAGCTTGAGAGAAAGGCTGCAGGAGAAGACCTGAAACTCCA GATGAAGGAGAACGAACTGGCAAGAAAGCAAAAGATGCTGGAAACCATTAAGGATGCAGAAGAGCTGAAGAGTGTACAAGAACAATATCAGCAGGAGCAGAGAATGAAGTTGGAACAGCGAGAAAACCAGAAGAGAAACTTCAAGCAAGCTCAACTG GAAAGTGTGAACACCCATGCCTTCATAAGAGCACAGCAGAGAGCAAACGCCGAGGCCGAGGAGAAAGAAAGGCAGCTTTACCTCGCTCAACAAGAACAAATAACGAAGCttcggagagaaagagagaaggagaaaatCAG AGAGGCTCAGCTGCACAGTGAGAGGGTTTTGGAGAAACTGACGGTCAGACAGCAGGACCAAACTGCCAGAGAAGAGGAGAAAATGGCCAAAGTTGTAGCTGAGCGGGACGCCAAACAggcccagcaggaggaggagaaggagaggaaGAAGTCTGAGATGCTGAAGTCAATCGTTGCTCACAGGGAGCTCATG AAAAAAGAAAAGCTTCACAGGCACGAAATCACCAAGCAGCAGAGCCGAGACGCTGCGCTGGCAATGACGGAGGCCGAGAGGATGTTTgctgagcagcagcagctgaaggcggagaagatcagagaggaaaaaagaaaactgTCTGAATTTAACATCCAAATGATGGCTGAAAAAAGTGCCAAGATTCAGCAGCTGAAGGAAGACGAACAAGAGCTTCGAGCCAAGAACGCCCAAGTCCTCATGGAAGAGGAGGCGGCCTTCCAGCAGTACGCACAGCAGGTCATCAGCAAAGCAGCAGAGGAGAGGAAAAACCTGTACCCACTTTACAAAGCTGCAAGGAAAGGAATCAAGCCTGTCTTTCATGGAATTAGACCCACGTATCTTGCTTGTGACTCCAGTGGCGCTGAGATGCCCAACATTCAGTCTCCTGCCACTAAAACCATAAGAAAACGTCACGAGCCTGCAGATATTCGTGAGGCAAAAATTAGACTCGGGCTCTTTTGA